A window of Halobacillus naozhouensis genomic DNA:
AAGATGATGACACTTTTTTGATCTACAGTACACTGGTCTAATGCTTCGTAAACTTCCCTCATTCTGTCATTCAGCTCTGCCACTTCATCAGGGAGGGCCTCATTATCCTTTAATGAATCCCCTTTTTCTTCCCAGTTGAAAAACTCCATGATCTTTTTTCTTTTACGTCCCTGCTTACGGAAATAATCAATAGTTACATGTCTCGCTATCGAAAATAGCCAGGTTTTTTCACTGCTCCTGCCATCAAAAGATTGATATGATTGAAGCACTTTTATATAAACCTCCTGCGTTAAATCTTCTGCTGCTTGTCGATTTTTCACCATATAATAAATAAATTGAAATAAATCTCGGTGATATTTTTCATAAAGTTCCTCAAAGAACGGTTTCACACTTTGAACCTCCCGTTCATTCATATTGTCGTTTATGTACCATGAAAAGTTACACCTACCTATCATAATACCGATCAATTAAAATGAAAACCATAAATGTTCATATAAAAAGAGCTGCTAAAATGCAGCTCTTTTTTTAAACGCTTTATACACTTGTGAGTAAATATTTCTTTTGATAACGAGAAAACAATGTCCCCAATACAGGGGAGAGCACTAGGATAAAAATAACGTTGCTTGCTGCATGATTCAAGTCCATCGGTAATCCTGCCAAATAATAAGCCCAAAATGGCTGTCCCGCAACTCTCATGGTAAGGGAAATAATTAATCCATAAACAACCCCGCTTAAAAAGCCATATATTGACAAAGCCCACACTGGAATGTTTGCCCAGTATTTACCGATTAAACCTGCCCCCATACCGATTATAGACCAGGAGAGAATTTGCCAAATGGTCCAATAACCCATTCCGAGAAAAACGTTAGACAGGAATGTTGTTAAGAAAGCCATAATGACCGCAGCCAGTGGTCCTAACCAAAACCCTGTAATGATAATAATAGCTGTGACAGGCTGGACATTTGGAACATTCGCCATCACCAGGCGTCCTGCAATTGCCATTGAAGCAAGCATTGCAATTAATGTTAATTTATAAGTATTCATGCATCATCATTCCCAGGATTGAAAATCAAACACGATTTCGTCGCCCTGTTTTACTTCGTATTTATTCGCTCCAACCATTGAAGACTCCCCATTTATGGTAAACATCCAGGCCCTTTTCTCTCCTTTACTGGCCGAAATTCCTTTAATCCCCGTAATGAACCCGTCTTTCTCTGCCACCTCAAAGTTATTTTTCATGACTTCCATTAACACAGTTCCTTCTTCAACCGTTACTTTTTTAGTGGCGAGCA
This region includes:
- a CDS encoding DUF4430 domain-containing protein, with translation MRKMSALFTALMMTAFVLAGCQTEGGGEEATASQEQKQEVTLNIELSKNKGEKVLATKKVTVEEGTVLMEVMKNNFEVAEKDGFITGIKGISASKGEKRAWMFTINGESSMVGANKYEVKQGDEIVFDFQSWE
- the sigX gene encoding RNA polymerase sigma factor SigX, yielding MNEREVQSVKPFFEELYEKYHRDLFQFIYYMVKNRQAAEDLTQEVYIKVLQSYQSFDGRSSEKTWLFSIARHVTIDYFRKQGRKRKKIMEFFNWEEKGDSLKDNEALPDEVAELNDRMREVYEALDQCTVDQKSVIILRYIQGMTIQETAAILQFTESKVKTTQHRGMLALKKRLGVKGDNDHEA
- a CDS encoding ECF transporter S component → MNTYKLTLIAMLASMAIAGRLVMANVPNVQPVTAIIIITGFWLGPLAAVIMAFLTTFLSNVFLGMGYWTIWQILSWSIIGMGAGLIGKYWANIPVWALSIYGFLSGVVYGLIISLTMRVAGQPFWAYYLAGLPMDLNHAASNVIFILVLSPVLGTLFSRYQKKYLLTSV